A genomic segment from Cyanobium sp. NIES-981 encodes:
- a CDS encoding DegT/DnrJ/EryC1/StrS aminotransferase family protein gives MNVPPFSLGEQIQELGGSLEAAVLEVLRSGQYIGGPTIAGFEAAFAEVCGVPHAVGCNSGTDALTLALRALGVGPGDEVITTSFSFFATAEAVSSVGATPVFVDVDPATYLIDLDQLEAAITPATRVLLPVHLFGRPVDMQRVCAIAQRHGLQVVEDCAQATGAHWAGKPVGSWGDAGCFSFFPTKNLGAAGDGGAVACQDPALAQRVRELAVHGMPRRYLHTELGYNSRLDALQAAVLAVKLPHLPRWLEARRAIAGRYHAELAGLPAVVLPAAGPEGHSWNQFVVRVPACPVGTRVCASRGGASCTPSSDSPSHGLPEACCRDWLKQQLQEAGVSTIIYYPIPIHRQPAYAHLGYGPGSLPVTERLCTEVLSLPIFPELPVVQQERVVEVLRQLVIGAVAFPPSPPATSVSDRAGCAA, from the coding sequence ATGAATGTGCCCCCCTTCAGCCTCGGCGAGCAGATCCAGGAGCTGGGTGGGTCGCTCGAAGCCGCCGTTCTCGAGGTGCTGCGCAGCGGCCAGTACATCGGCGGTCCCACCATCGCGGGCTTCGAGGCCGCCTTCGCCGAGGTCTGCGGCGTGCCCCACGCGGTGGGGTGCAACAGCGGCACCGATGCCCTCACCCTGGCCCTGCGTGCTCTGGGGGTCGGCCCGGGCGATGAGGTGATCACCACCTCCTTCAGCTTCTTCGCCACCGCCGAGGCGGTGAGCAGCGTGGGTGCCACGCCGGTGTTCGTGGATGTGGACCCCGCCACCTACCTGATCGACCTGGATCAGCTGGAGGCGGCCATCACCCCCGCCACCCGGGTGCTGCTGCCGGTGCACCTGTTCGGCCGCCCGGTGGACATGCAGCGGGTGTGCGCCATCGCCCAGCGCCACGGCCTGCAGGTGGTGGAGGACTGCGCCCAGGCCACCGGCGCCCACTGGGCCGGCAAGCCCGTGGGCAGCTGGGGGGACGCCGGCTGCTTCAGCTTCTTCCCCACCAAGAACCTCGGTGCCGCGGGCGATGGTGGCGCCGTGGCCTGCCAGGACCCGGCCCTGGCCCAGCGGGTGCGGGAGCTGGCCGTGCACGGCATGCCGCGGCGCTATCTGCACACTGAGCTGGGTTACAACAGCCGGCTCGATGCCCTGCAGGCGGCGGTGCTGGCCGTGAAGCTGCCGCATCTGCCCCGCTGGCTGGAGGCCCGCCGGGCCATCGCCGGCCGCTACCACGCCGAGCTGGCCGGACTGCCGGCGGTGGTGCTGCCGGCGGCGGGCCCCGAAGGCCACAGCTGGAACCAGTTCGTGGTGCGCGTGCCCGCCTGTCCGGTGGGCACCCGGGTCTGCGCGTCCCGCGGCGGCGCTTCCTGCACCCCCTCCAGTGACAGCCCCAGCCATGGCCTGCCGGAGGCCTGTTGCCGCGACTGGCTCAAGCAGCAGCTGCAGGAGGCCGGGGTGAGCACGATCATCTACTACCCGATTCCGATCCACCGCCAGCCGGCCTACGCCCACCTGGGCTATGGCCCGGGCAGCCTGCCGGTCACCGAGCGCCTGTGCACCGAGGTGCTGAGCCTGCCGATCTTCCCGGAGTTGCCTGTGGTTCAGCAGGAGCGGGTGGTGGAGGTGCTGCGCCAGCTCGTGATCGGTGCGGTGGCGTTCCCCCCATCCCCCCCAGCCACCAGCGTTTCGGACCGGGCCGGTTGCGCGGCCTGA
- a CDS encoding thioredoxin family protein: MALTPSTMLPLGTALPFEAISAALAAGSLRQVSGDPLQSEALGRDPLLVLFLCAHCPFVKHVEPEITRLQHDFAGPGARPRLQILAISSNSVQTHPQDGPEGLRAQAECHGWRFPYLFDAEQRIARVFRAACTPDPYLFAPGADGVPRLVYRGQLDASRPGNGVPLDGADLRSALAALAASRLPDPAQQPAIGCNIKWHPGAEPEWGR, translated from the coding sequence ATGGCGCTGACGCCGTCCACCATGCTGCCCCTGGGCACGGCCTTGCCGTTCGAGGCGATCAGCGCCGCGTTGGCTGCGGGCTCCCTCCGGCAGGTGAGTGGTGACCCCCTCCAGAGCGAGGCGCTGGGCCGGGATCCGTTGCTCGTGCTCTTTCTCTGTGCCCACTGCCCCTTCGTGAAGCATGTGGAGCCGGAAATCACGCGCCTGCAGCACGACTTCGCCGGCCCTGGTGCCCGGCCGCGGCTCCAGATCCTGGCGATCTCCAGCAACAGCGTGCAGACCCACCCCCAGGACGGGCCCGAAGGCCTCCGGGCCCAGGCGGAGTGCCATGGCTGGCGCTTCCCCTACCTCTTCGACGCCGAGCAGCGGATCGCCCGGGTGTTCCGTGCCGCCTGCACCCCCGATCCCTACCTCTTCGCTCCGGGAGCGGATGGGGTGCCGAGGCTGGTGTACCGCGGTCAGCTCGATGCCAGTCGCCCCGGCAACGGGGTACCCCTGGATGGGGCCGACCTGCGTTCCGCCCTGGCCGCCCTGGCCGCCAGCCGCCTGCCCGATCCCGCCCAGCAACCCGCGATCGGCTGCAACATCAAGTGGCATCCAGGTGCAGAACCGGAATGGGGGCGGTGA